Below is a genomic region from Mesorhizobium sp. NZP2298.
CGGATTGATCGGCTCGCCGACCGAACCGAGGACGCGCAGCGACTTGCGCGAGGTCTTCTTCACCGGATCGTTGCCGGCCCCCATCAGCGCGCGCAGCGCCGTCGGCGCGGTGTAGAAGATGTTGACCTTGTGCTTGTCGATGACTTCCCAGAAGCGCGACTGCGACGGGTAGTTGGGCACGCCTTCGAACATCAGCGTGGTGGCGCCGTTGGCGAGCGGGCCATAGACGATGTAGCTGTGGCCGGTGACCCAGCCGACATCGGCGGTGCACCAGTAGATGTCACCATCATGGTAGTCGAAGACATATTGGTGCGTCATCGACACGTAGACGAGATAGCCGGCGGTGGTGTGCAGCACGCCCTTCGGCTTTCCGGTCGAGCCGGACGTGTAGAGGATAAACAGCGGATCCTCCGCCTTCATCTTCTCGGGCTTGCACTCGGCCTTCACCGATGCGACTTCGTCGTGGTACCAGACATCTCGGCCAGGCGACCAGCCGATCTTGCCGCCGGTGCGGCGCACGACGACAACGTTCTTCACCATCACATGGTGCCTGGCGGCAATGTCGATCGCCTTGTCGGTGTTCTCCTTCAGCGGGATCGGCTTGCCGCCGCGCAAGCCCTCGTCGGCGGTGATGACGAAGGTCGATTCGCAGTCGACGATGCGGCCGGCCAGCGCATCCGGCGAGAAGCCGCCGAAGACGATCGAATGGATGGCGCCGATGCGCGTGCAGGCCAGCATCGCATAGGCGGCTTCCGGGATCATCGGCATGTAGATGGTGACGCGGTCGCCTTTCTTGACGCCGTGCTTCTTCATCACATTGGCGAGCCGGCAGACATGGTCGTAAAGCTCGTTGTAGGTGATCTTCTTGTCGTCGTAGGGGTTGTCGCCTTCCCAGATGATGGCGGTCTGGTCGCCGCGCTTCTTCAGGTGGCGGTCGATGCAATTGTACGAGACGTTGGTCAGCCCGTCCTCGAACCACTTGATCGAGACCTTGCCGTCGAAGGAGGTGTTCTTGACCTTGCTGAAGGGCTTGAACCAGTCGATGCGCTTGCCGTGCTTGCCCCAGAATTTGTCCGGGTTCTTGATGCTGTCGGCGTACCATTTCAGGTAGGTGTCATTGTCGATCAGCGCGTTCTTCTTCCACGCCGGCTGGACGCGATGGACATGAACCTCGGACATTCCTGACTTTCCTCCCGAACCAATCCGCCGGCTTGAAACGCCGGCGGGATCGCGGCGACGCAGCCACGAATTCGGCGGCATTATTACCAGTTCCGCCGTAACGGCAATATTAGACGTTGGATTCGCGCGGCGGGATGCCGCAGGGAGCCTCGTACGCGCTGTCAGCACTCGAGCCGGTTCGCTGCTAACTGTATGTTTTCCAATCGAAAAGCCTGTTTCGATCAGGAAAAATCAATAGACAGTTAAGCAACGGCGCGCACAATCTGACGTTGGGAGGAAGGAGACTCAACCTTGGGGACCGCCATGCGCGACCATTCCGAAATGGACCTGATGCTCAAAGGCTATGGCCTGACCACGGCCAAGATTCTTTATCACTTTCCCGACCATCCCCATCTCCTGCAGAGCTTCATCTGGCAGGACTACGACCTGGCGCCGAAGTTTCCGGCGCTGATCAAGTTCATCGAATTCTGGAAGGCCAAGCTCGACGGGCCACTGCATTCGGTCGTCTACACGCACCAGAAGCTGATCGCGCCGAATGAATGGCGCAAGGTGGATGGGGAGTTCGTGCTGCACTGAGGCGTGCCGATATTCAGGTGAGGCCGGCCTGCGAATGGCGGCTTCCTGCGCTTCCGGTGCTCACGTACGAAAAGTACGCTCCGCTCCGGTTCTCGGAAGCCACCATTCTCGACTCGGCCTGACCTGAATCTCGACACGCCTTAACTTTGGCGCGGTGGTCACACCGCCGGCGGGTTCAGCCGCGCAAAACCTTCCTGGCGGCGGTACGGAAAATACGGGTAGGGCGCGGTCACTTCGCTGGCCGCATCCAGTTTTTTCATCTGATCCGGCGTCAGCGACCAGCCGACGGCGCCAAGGTTCTGCCTCAGCTGTTCTTCGTTGCGGGCGCCGATGATGACCGAGGAAACGGTCGGGCGTTGCAGCAGCCAGTTGATGGCGATCTGCGGCACGGTCTTGCCGGTTTCCTGCGCCAGCGCATCCAGCGCATCCATCACCCGGTAGAGATGTTCGTCCGCGACCGGCGGACCGAAATCAGCTGTGTCGTGCAGCCGGCTCTTTTCCGGCAGCTTCTGGCCGCGACGGATCTTGCCGGTCAGCCGGCCCCAGCCGAGCGGGCTCCACACCAGCGCGCCGACACCCTGGTCGAGGCCAAGCGGCATCAACTCCCACTCATAGTCGCGGCCGACCAGCGAGTAGTAGACCTGATGCGCGGCGTAGCGCGGGTAGCCATGCTTGTCCGCCTCCGCCAGCGACTTCATCACCTGCCAGCCGGAGAAGTTGGAGACGCCGACATAGCGCAGCTTGCCGGCACGCACGAGTTCGTCCAGCGTCGACAGCACCTCCTCGATCGGCGTACCTGCATCGAAGGCATGCAGTTGCAACAGGTCGATATAGTCGGTGTCGAGGCGCTTCAGCGCGGCGTCCGTGGCCTTGATCAGCCGCGAACGCGACGAGCCGTAGTCGGCCGGCCCGTCACCCATTGGCAGTGAGGTCTTGGTGGAGATCAGCACGGCGTCGCGACGGCCCTTGATCGCTTCACCCAGCACCTGTTCCGAGGCGCCGTTCGAATAGACGTCCGCCGTGTCGAACAGATTGACGCCGGCTTCCAGGCAGATGTCGACCAGCCGCCGCGCTTCCCTGGCGTCGCTGTTGCCCCAGGCGCCGAACAGCGGGCCGGAGCCGCCGAAGGTTCCCGCGCCGAATGAGAGTGCGGGCACTTTCAGGCCCGATGTGCCGAGACGTCGATAATCCATTTTCTGCTCCTGGTGGTTTGGAAAGAGGAAAGGCAATCCGGCTCGCCGACGAGCGTCAGGACCGGACGGAGACAGGCCCGCCGAGCGCGTTGGTGCGATCGAGGCGCAGGGCCAGCCCGGCCACGGCGAGTGCCGCGACCGGCAGCAGGGCGGCGACCCAGGTGAGCGAACCCAGCCCCATGCCATGGGCGATGACCGCGCCGCCAAGCCAGGCGCCGGCGGCGTTGCCGAGATTGAAGGCGGCGATGTTGAAGGACGAGGCGAGGCTCTGGCCGGCGCCTTGCGCCTTTTCCAGCACCCACATCTGCAACGGCGCCACCGTGGCGAAGGCGGCTGCACCAAGCAGGCCGACATAGATGACGGCCATGACCTGGCTGTGGATGGCGAAGCTCATGGTCGCGAGCACAAGGGCCAGCACGACCAGACTGCCCAGCACCGCCGGCACCAGCCAGCGGTCGGCGACCTTGCCGCCGACGAGGTTGCCCGCGATGAGACCGCCGCCGAAGACGAGCAGGATCGGCGACACGGCGGCTTCCTCGAAGCCGCTGATCTGCGTCAACAGCGGCGCGATGTAGGTGAAGACGGCGAAGACGCCGGCATAACCGAGCACGGTGGTGGCAAGCCCGAGCAGGACCGGCGTGCGGCGCAGCACGGCGAGATCGGCGCGCAGGTCGCTCCTCTCGGGCGCGGCCTGGCTGCGCGGCACCAGGGCCAGGATGACGGCGAAGGCCGCCAGGCCGACCGCGGTGACCGCCCAGAAGGTCGCACGCCAGCCGAAGGCCTGGCCAAGCCAGGTGCCGAAAGGCACGCCGAGGATGTTGGCGATGGTGAGCCCGGTGAACATCAACGCGATCGCCGAGGCCTTCCTGTTGGGCGCGACCAGGCCGGTGGCGACCACCGAGCCGACGCCGAAGAAGGTGCCGTGGGCAAAGGCGGTGATGATGCGGGCGCCCATCAGGGTCCAGTAGTCGGGCGCCAGCGCACAGGCGAGATTGCCCAGCGTGAAGATCGCCATCAGCGCCAGAAGCACGGTCTTGCGCGGCCAATTGCCGGTGGCGATGGTGAGCAGCGGCGCGCCGATGACGACGCCGAGCGCATAGCCCGAAATGAGCTGCCCGGCGGCGGAGATCGAGACGCCGAGATCCTTGCTGACGTCGAGCAGCAGGCCCATGATGACGAATTCGGTGACACCGATGCCGAAGGCACCGGCGGCTAGGGCGTAGAGAGCAAGAGGCATGGCGGTTTCCACTTTGAAAGACGGCCGTCAAGGCGATGAGCGCCTTTGTCCAATCCGCGCCCCCGACCGGGAAGATCGTGTTGCCTGGTGCTGTGAACCAGACTTGATCAGGGCATATTTTCTGTGAAATAGATTCACAGATGGCCAGACCCGACATAAACCGTTCCGGCGAGATCGAAGTCTTCGTGCGCGTCGTGGAGACGGGCAGCTTTTCCGCCGCGGCGCGCGCGTTGCGCATGACGCCGTCGGCCGTCAGCAAGCTGATCGCTCGGCTGGAGGCCCGGCTCGGCGCGCGGCTGGTCAGCCGCTCGACGCGCAAGCTGCTGCTGACGCCGGAAGGGGCGGCATTCTATGAAAGCGGGCTACGCATCCTCGCCGACATGGCAGCAGCCGAGCGCGAGGCGGCCGCGGGCGCCGCGCCGCGCGGGCGGCTGCGCGTCAACACCTACGTGCCGTTCGGGGTGCACCGGCTGATCCCGCTGCTGCCGCGCTTCCTCGAACGCTATCCCGAAATCTCGGTCGATCTGGTGCTGACCGACAGTGTCATCGACCTGATGGCTGAACGTGCCGATGTAGCGATCCGGGCCGGGCCGCTTGGCGAGTCACGGCTGGTGGCGCGCAAGCTCGGACAGAGCCCGGTGGTCGTCGTTGCGGCCCCTTCCTACCTCGAGCCGCACGGCACGCCGCTGACGCCGGCCGATCTCGACACACACAACCGGATGGGCTTCGGCTTCGTCAGGCACATTGACGGCTGGCCGTTCCTCGACGCGCAGGGCAATGCCGTCATCATCCCGATCACCGGCAACACCCAGGTCAGCGACGGCGAGGCAATGCGGCTGATGACGCTGGCCGGGGTAGGCATTTCCCGGCTGGCGCGCTGGCATGTGGCGGCCGATATCGCCGCCGGGCGGCTGGTGCCGCTGCTGGAGGATTTCAACCCGGGCGACGAGGAGGCGACGCACGCTGTCTATGTCGGCCAGGGCCGGCATCTGCCGGCACGGGTAAGGGCGTTTCTCGATTTTCTGGGCGAGAGCGTGCGGCTGGGCTGAACGGTTTTCGGGAGCCCGCCGGCTCCCG
It encodes:
- a CDS encoding MFS transporter translates to MPLALYALAAGAFGIGVTEFVIMGLLLDVSKDLGVSISAAGQLISGYALGVVIGAPLLTIATGNWPRKTVLLALMAIFTLGNLACALAPDYWTLMGARIITAFAHGTFFGVGSVVATGLVAPNRKASAIALMFTGLTIANILGVPFGTWLGQAFGWRATFWAVTAVGLAAFAVILALVPRSQAAPERSDLRADLAVLRRTPVLLGLATTVLGYAGVFAVFTYIAPLLTQISGFEEAAVSPILLVFGGGLIAGNLVGGKVADRWLVPAVLGSLVVLALVLATMSFAIHSQVMAVIYVGLLGAAAFATVAPLQMWVLEKAQGAGQSLASSFNIAAFNLGNAAGAWLGGAVIAHGMGLGSLTWVAALLPVAALAVAGLALRLDRTNALGGPVSVRS
- a CDS encoding aldo/keto reductase, with protein sequence MDYRRLGTSGLKVPALSFGAGTFGGSGPLFGAWGNSDAREARRLVDICLEAGVNLFDTADVYSNGASEQVLGEAIKGRRDAVLISTKTSLPMGDGPADYGSSRSRLIKATDAALKRLDTDYIDLLQLHAFDAGTPIEEVLSTLDELVRAGKLRYVGVSNFSGWQVMKSLAEADKHGYPRYAAHQVYYSLVGRDYEWELMPLGLDQGVGALVWSPLGWGRLTGKIRRGQKLPEKSRLHDTADFGPPVADEHLYRVMDALDALAQETGKTVPQIAINWLLQRPTVSSVIIGARNEEQLRQNLGAVGWSLTPDQMKKLDAASEVTAPYPYFPYRRQEGFARLNPPAV
- the acs gene encoding acetate--CoA ligase → MSEVHVHRVQPAWKKNALIDNDTYLKWYADSIKNPDKFWGKHGKRIDWFKPFSKVKNTSFDGKVSIKWFEDGLTNVSYNCIDRHLKKRGDQTAIIWEGDNPYDDKKITYNELYDHVCRLANVMKKHGVKKGDRVTIYMPMIPEAAYAMLACTRIGAIHSIVFGGFSPDALAGRIVDCESTFVITADEGLRGGKPIPLKENTDKAIDIAARHHVMVKNVVVVRRTGGKIGWSPGRDVWYHDEVASVKAECKPEKMKAEDPLFILYTSGSTGKPKGVLHTTAGYLVYVSMTHQYVFDYHDGDIYWCTADVGWVTGHSYIVYGPLANGATTLMFEGVPNYPSQSRFWEVIDKHKVNIFYTAPTALRALMGAGNDPVKKTSRKSLRVLGSVGEPINPEAWEWYFNVVGNGKVPIVDTWWQTETGGILITPLPGATDLKPGSATRPFFGVKPQLVDGEGKVLEGAADGNLCITDSWPGQMRTVYGDHDRFVQTYFSTYKGKYFTGDGCRRDADGYYWITGRVDDVINVSGHRMGTAEVESALVSHEKVSEAAVVGYPHDIKGQGIYSYVTLMKGEEPTEDLRKELIAHVRKEIGAIASPDKIQFAPGLPKTRSGKIMRRILRKIAEDDFAALGDTSTLADPAVVDDLVANRQNKKG
- a CDS encoding usg protein, with the translated sequence MRDHSEMDLMLKGYGLTTAKILYHFPDHPHLLQSFIWQDYDLAPKFPALIKFIEFWKAKLDGPLHSVVYTHQKLIAPNEWRKVDGEFVLH
- a CDS encoding LysR family transcriptional regulator gives rise to the protein MARPDINRSGEIEVFVRVVETGSFSAAARALRMTPSAVSKLIARLEARLGARLVSRSTRKLLLTPEGAAFYESGLRILADMAAAEREAAAGAAPRGRLRVNTYVPFGVHRLIPLLPRFLERYPEISVDLVLTDSVIDLMAERADVAIRAGPLGESRLVARKLGQSPVVVVAAPSYLEPHGTPLTPADLDTHNRMGFGFVRHIDGWPFLDAQGNAVIIPITGNTQVSDGEAMRLMTLAGVGISRLARWHVAADIAAGRLVPLLEDFNPGDEEATHAVYVGQGRHLPARVRAFLDFLGESVRLG